From a region of the Falco peregrinus isolate bFalPer1 chromosome 5, bFalPer1.pri, whole genome shotgun sequence genome:
- the GP9 gene encoding platelet glycoprotein IX, with product MNKTEFITVAGFALSLLCHMTQSEGCPPSCDCKSLGETKGLHIDCSSRELADLPALPAHTKRLYLQNNSLTSVPPGALDSLLSLEEVTIFDNPWNCDCHILYLKLWLEDISALSLENTRCATPAPVRMKPLGQLTGNELGVCKRLLPIKCLEFFWRDLILIAGAIITLILVAEALKFSKKLVCQMKLRQSDLRGSLLRKLTSKNHKMQ from the coding sequence ATGAACAAGACAGAATTCATCACTGTTGCAGGATTCGCCCTATCGCTGCTGTGCCACATGACCCAAAGCGAAGGCTGTCCTCCCTCCTGCGATTGTAAGTCACTGGGAGAGACGAAGGGTTTACACATCGACTGCAGCTCCCGGGAGCTGGCggacctgcctgccctgcctgcccacacCAAAAGGCTTTATCTACAGAACAACAGCCTGACCTCAGTTCCTCCCGGGGCCCTGGACagcttgctcagcctggaggaaGTGACAATTTTCGACAATCCTTGGAACTGTGACTGTCATATTCTGTATCTAAAACTCTGGTTAGAAGACATCTCTGCACTCTCTCTGGAAAACACCAGATGCGCAACCCCAGCTCCCGTGAGGATGAAGCCCTTGGGGCAGCTGACTGGGAACGAGCTGGGGGTTTGTAAGAGGCTTCTCCCAATCAAGTGTCTTGAGTTCTTTTGGAGAGACCTCATTTTAATCGCTGGAGCAATAATTACACTTATTTTAGTAGCAGAGGCTCTGAAATTCTCAAAAAAGCTGGTCTGCCAAATGAAGCTAAGGCAATCTGACTTGAGGGGCTCGCTGTTGAGAAAGCTCACTTCCAAAAACCACAAGATGCAGTGA